The DNA sequence CTGCGGGTTCTTGGTCTCCTCGGCCGCCGTCGCCACGACGTCGAAGCCGATGAAGGCGAAGAACACCACGGACGCGGCGGTGAAGATGCCCATCACGCCGAAGTTGGACGGGGCCCAGCCGAACATGAGCTGAATCAGCGGGGCGTCGAGATTGCTCGCGGCCTCCACCGTCTGGGTCTTCGGGATGAACGGGTCGTAGTTGTCGGCGTCGATCAGGAACGCGCCGGCGATGATCACGGTCAGGACGACGGCCAGCTTGATGGCGACGACCAGGGACGTGATCCGCGCGGACAGCTTCATGCCGAGGACGAGGATGAAGGTCAGGACGAGGACGAGCGCGGCGGCGAGGATGTCGAAGCCGAAGGCGTCGGCGCCCTCCCGGCTGCCGAGGACGTCGGGCATCGTCCAGCCCGCGTTGTCCATGAGCGACTGGATGTAGCCGGACCAGCCGACGGCCACCACCGCCGTCCCGAGCGCGAACTCCAGGACCAGGTCCCAGCCGATGATCCAGGCGGGCAGTTCACCGAGGGAGGCGTACGAGAACGTGTACGCCGACCCGGCGACCGGGAGCGTGGACGCGAACTCGGCATAACAGAGCGCGGCCAGCGCGCAGACCACACCGGACACGACGAACGCCAGGGCCACCGCGGGCCCGGCGTTGTCCTTGGCGACGGTGCCGGTCAGGACGAAGATGCCGGTGCCGATGATGACACCGACGCCGAAGACGGTCAGATCCAGCGCGGACAAGGACTTCTTGAGCGCGTGCTCTGGCTCCTCGGTATCGAGGATGGACTGCTCTACTCTCTTCGTCCGGAAGAGTGTGCTGCTCACGGTCGTACCTCCCACACTTGTCGTCCTCGACATGATCGAGAGGGGGCGTGGTACGCCTGCCCCGACGCGGGGGGATTCACACAGATGGGCCGGTTCCGCCACCGACACGAGTGGCGGAACCGGCCCATCCGGCCGTACCGGTGTTGTCAGTCCCGGGCGGGCTCCACCGAGTCGACGTCGGCCGCCGTGCGGTCGAACCGGCCGTCCAGCTTGGAGACCAGCCCGGTGACCTGGCGGGCGATGTCGGGCGCGGTGAGGCCGATCTCGGTCATGACCTCGGCGCGGGAGGCGTGGTCGAGGAAGCGCGGCGGGATGCCGAAGTCACGCAGCGGGACGTCGACGCCCGCGTCACGCAGGGCCTGCGCGACCGCCGAGCCGACGCCGCCGACACGGGAGTTGTCCTCGACGGTGACGACCACGCGGTGCCGCTCGGCGAGCGGGGCCATGGCCTCGTCGACGGGCTTGACCCAGCGCGGGTCGACGACGGTGGTGGTGATGCCCTGCTTGTCGAGCAGACCGGCGATCTCCAGGCACATCGGCGCGAGGGCGCCGACGGAGACGAGCAGCACGTCCGGGGTGTCGGTGCCGGGCTCGCGCAGCACGTCCATGCCGCCGACGCGGCCGACGGCGGGGACGGCGGGGCCGACGGCGCCCTTGGAGAAGCGGACCACGGTCGGCGCGTCCTTGACCTGGACGGCCTCGCGCAGCTGCGCGCGCACCTGGTCGGCGTCGCGCGGGGCGGCGAGCCTGAGGCCGGGCACGACCTGAAGGATCGACATGTCCCACATGCCGTTGTGGGAGGCGCCGTCGGTGCCGGTGACGCCCGCCCGGTCGAGCACGAAGGTGACCCCGCACTTGTGCAGCGCGACGTCCATGAGGACCTGGTCGAAGGCGCGGTTGAGGAAGGTGGCGTAGACGGCGAAGACGGGGTGGACGCCACCCGTGGCCAGGCCCGCCGCGGACACGGCACCGTGCTGCTCGGCGATGCCGACGTCGTAGATGCGGTCCGGGAAGGCGTCCGCGAACTTCTTGAGGCCGACGGGCTGCAGCATCGCGGCCGTGATAGCGACGATGTCCTCGCGCTCCTTGCCGAGCTGGACCATCTCATCGCCGAAGACCGACGTCCAGTCGGCGCCCGAGGCCTTGATGGGCAGGCCGGTGTCGGGGTGGATGGGACCGATGCCGTGGAAACGGTCGGCCTCGTCCTGGAGGGCCGGCTGGTAGCCGCGGCCCTTCTCGGTGAGGCAGTGCACGATGACCGGGCCGCCGAAGCGCTTGGCGCGCGCCAGGGCCGACTCCAGCGCCTCGATGTCGTGTCCGTCGATCGGCCCGACGTACTTCAGCCCGAGGTCCTCGAACATGCCCTGCGGCGCGATGAAGTCCTTGAGGCCCTTCTTGGCCCCGTGCAGGGTCTCGTAGAGGGGCCTGCCGACGACCGGGGTGCGGTCCAGGATCTCCTTGGTGCGGGTCAGGAAGCGCTCGTAGCCGTCGGTCGTCCGCAGCGTCGCCAGGTGGTTCGCGAGACCGCCGATGGTGGGCGCGTACGACCGCTCGTTGTCGTTGACGACGATGACGAGCGGGCGGTCCTTGGCCTCGGCGATGTTGTTCAGCGCTTCCCAGGCCATACCGCCGGTCAGCGCGCCGTCTCCGATGACGGCGACGACGTGGTCGTCGCGTTTGCGCAGCTGGTTCGCTTTGGCGAGGCCGTCGGCCCAGCCGAGGACCGTGGACGCGTGGCTGTTCTCGATGACGTCGTGCTCGGACTCGGCCTGCGAGGGGTAGCCCGACAGGCCGCCCTTCATCTTCAGCCGGCTGAAGTCCTGACGGCCGGTGAGCAGCTTGTGGACGTAGGACTGGTGGCCGGTGTCCCAGAGCACCTTGTCCTTGGGCGAGTCGAAGACCCGGTGCAGGGCGATGGTCAGCTCCACCACACCGAGGTTGGGGCCGAGGTGGCCGCCGGTCTTGGAAACCGCCTCGACGAGGAAGGTCCGGATCTCCTCGGCCAGCTGGTCCAGCTGCTCAGGGCTGAGCCGGTCCAGATCGCGCGGTCCCGTGATGCGGGTCAGCAGCGGCACCCGTGCCTCCTTGCAGTAGAGCTGTTGCCGGGCTTGTCGAGTCTAATGTTCCGCTCAGGCGGAAGGTTCCCGGCCCACCCGTCGCGGGTCACGCGATCGCCTGTACCCAATTTGTGCCGTTCCTACGACATGACTGTGCCCGGCACCGCCATTGGTGCCGGGCACAGGACCTGTGCGCGAGGTGCTACGCGCGACCCGCGGTCTTCTGCGTCTTACGGGTGATCGAGTCGATCACGACCGTCGTGAGCAGCACACCGGCGGTGATCATGTACTTCACCGGCTCGGCGATGGACTCCAGCTGCAGGCCGTACTGGATCGAGACGATCACCAGCACACCGAGCAGCGCGTTCCAGGTGCGGCCACGTCCACCGAACAGGGACGTACCACCGATGACGGCCGCCGCGATGGCGTTCATCAGCAGGTCACCGGTACCGGCGCTCTGGTTGGCGGAGGCGATCTTCGAGGCCAGGAACAGGCCGCCGATCGCGGCGAACCCGCCCGAGATCGCGAACACGGTGATCCGCACCATGGTGACGTTGATGCCCGCACGACGCGAGGCCTCGACGCTGCCACCGAGGGCGAAGACCTTTCGGCCGTACGAGGTACGCCGCAGCAGGAAGTCCGTGCCCACCAGGAACACCAGGAAGATCACCGTGGCCAGCGGCAGGCCCTTGTACTGGTTGTACATGACCGCCGCGGCGAAGGAGACGACGCCCAGCAGTGCCGTCCGCATGATCGTGTCGCTCATCGGGCGGAACGGGATGCCCGCGGCCTGACGGCGGCGGTTGCCCAGGAACGAGGTGATGAAGAACACCGCGGTCACCACGGCCGCCAGGCCGTACGCAGCCGCCACGTCCGTGAAGAAGTACGTCGTCAGCTTGCCGATCAGACCGTCGCTGTCGAGGTTGATCGTGCCGTTCTCGCCCAGTGTCTGGAGCATGAAGCCGAGCCAGAACAGCAGACCGGCCAGCGTGACGGCGAACGCGGGAGCGCCCAGCACCGCGAAGAAGAAGCCGTGTGCCGCGCCGATGACGGCGCCCGCCGCGACGGCGATGAGCACGGCCGCCCATTCGGGCCAGCCCTGGTTCACCGCGAGGACGGCCGCGATGGCGCTGGACGCGCCGCTGACCGAGCCGACGGACAGGTCGATCTCGCCGAGCAGCAGCACGAAGACGATGCCGACGGAGATCATGCCCGTGCCGACCATCGTGACGGTGATGTCGCTGATGTTCTGCGCGGACAGGAAGGCCGAGTTCAGGCTCTGGAAGATCACGCAGATGGCGACCAGGCCGAGGATGACCGGCAGGGAGCCCAGCTCACCGGCCTTCAGCTTGCGCCGGAACTCGGTGAGGTAGCCGGCCAGACCCTGCTCCTGCACGAGCAGGCGGGGGTCGACGGCGGTCACCGCGGCCGCGGCGGCCTCGGTGTTGAGGACCTGGTGCTCGTCCTGCGGCGTCGTGGAGGTCTTGTCGATGCTCACTTGGAAACCTCCCCGTTCGTGCGCGCCGCACGGCGGGTCACGGCGTTCTCGGTGGCGCCGGTGATGGCGGAGATGATCTCCTCCTGCGAGGTCGTCTTGACCTCGAAGACGCCGTTGTTGCGGCCGAGCCGCAGCACGGCGACCTTGTCCGCGACCGCCTTCACATCGGCCATGTTGTGGCTGATGAGGATCACGGCGTGCCCGCGCTCACGCAGCCGCTCGACCAGGTCGAGGACCTGTGCGGTCTGCTCGACGCCGAGGGCGGCGGTGGGCTCGTCGAGGATGACCAGCTTGGGCTCGCCGAGCATGGAACGCGCGATGGCCACGGTCTGGCGCTGACCGCCGGAGAGCGAGGCGATCGGGATACGCACGCTGGGGATGCGGATCGACAGCGTCTGGAGCAGCTCCAGCGAGCGGCGCTCCATCTCGACCTCGTCGAGGACGCCGCGCTTCTTCAGTTCGCGGCCCAGGAAGAGGTTGCCGACGACGTCGATGTTGTCGCACAGCGCGAGGTCCTGGTAGACCGTCGCGATGCCCAGGCTCTGGGCGTCGTGCGGCCGGTTGATCTGGACGGACTTGCCGTCCCACTCGATGACGCCCTCATCGATGGGGTGCACGCCGGCGATCGTCTTGACCAGCGTGGACTTTCCGGCACCGTTGTCGCCCACCAGGGCGACCACTTCACCGGCGTGGACCTCAAGCTCTACGTCGGTGAGCGCCTGAACGGCACCGAACCGCTTGGAGACCCCGCGCAACGCCAGCACGGGCGTAGCGGACACGTGAACCATCTCCTTCGCCGCCTGACCCGGCGGAAGGGTTGTGCAGAGAAATGCAGGGTGGGTGGGCGGGGGATACCCGCGGGGGTTCCGTCCGGCGCCCCGCGCCGAGCTTGCGGGGCTGACTGATGCGCGGGGCGCCGGAGGAGTCTGTAGCAGTCGTGCCCCGTGCGGGAATTCAAGGGTGAATTCCCGCATCTGGAAAGGGGCCTGAGCCTGCTTTCGCCGATACGGCTCAGCCGGTGACGCCGGCCTTGTCGCAAGCGGCCTTGTACTTGCCGGTGCAGATCTCGTCGACCGTGTAGACGCCGTCCTTGATGACGGTGTCGTTGATGTTGTCCTTCGTCAGCGAGGTGACGGGCACGAGCACCGACGGGATGCCCTTCTCGCTGCCGCTGTCGACCTTGTCCTTGGCGATGGAGTCGAGCGACTTGCCCTGGGCGAGCGCGACGGCCATCTCGGCCGCGGCGGTGGCCTCGGGGGCGTACGGCTTGTAGACGCTCATGTACTGCTCGCCGGTGACGATGCGCTGCACGGCGGCCAGCTCGGCGTCCTGACCGGTGACCGGGACGCTGATGCCCGCGGCCTTGAGCGCGGTGATGATACCGCCGGCCATGCCGTCGTTGGCCGAGTAGACGCCGGCGATGTTGTTCTTGCCGACCGCCGAGATCGCCGCTTCCATCTCGGAGTTGGCGTTCTCCGGCTTCCACTCCTTGGTGTCGTACTCCTTGGCGATGGTGACCTTGCCGTCGAGCGCGGAGTGGGCGCCTTCCTTGAACTGCGCGGCGTTCGGGTCGGTGACCGAGCCGTTGATCATGACGACCTTGGAGTCCTTGGTCGCCTTGTCGCCCAGCGCCTTCAGCAGGGCCTCGCCCTGGGTCTTGCCGACGGACACGTTGTCGAACGAGGTGTAGGCGCTGATCGGGCCCTCGGCCAGACGGTCGTAGGCGACGACCTTGATGCCGGCGTCGACGGCCTTCTGCACGGAGTTCTTGATCGCCTTGGCGTCGACGGCGTCCAGGATGAGGACGTCCACCTTGTTGGTGATCATGGTGTCGACCTGCTGGGCCTGCAGGTTGGCGTCCTGCTTGGCGTTGTTGTAGTCGATCTTCGCCTTGCCGTCCGTCAGCTCCTTGATCTTTTCCTCGATCAGCGGCCGGTCGAACTTCTCGTAGCGCGCGGTCTGGTTCTCCGGGAGCAGGAGACCGACCTTGATGTCATTGCCCTTGGCGGCGGAGGCGGTGGAGTCGTTGTCGCCGCCGGCTTCCTCGGCGCTGCCACAGGCAGCCAGCGAGACGGCCATCGCACCTGCGGCAATGGCAACGGCGGCACGACGCATACGCGTGTTCACTTCAGAAACCTCCCTGACGAGGCCGCGACGTTGCGGCCGAGGTGGCTGGAAGTCAACTCGGCCACACGTGCGACGTCAAGAAGTAAATCCTTAACGGGTTGGCAACGGTGCCATACGTTCTCTAAGTGAAGGCAGGCGTGGCCGCGTGCAGCGTGCTGTCCAAAAGGGTTGAATCCCCCATCTCGCTGAGCGCGAGCGCGAGGGCCCCGAGCACTTCCGCACGACCGCCAAGTGCCCCGGGGAGAACGGACAGTTGGCGCGCCGCGCTGGGAATGGCGTAGCGGCCGACAGACTCCCGGATGGGCCCGAGGACCAGCTCACCGGCCTCGGCGAGATCACCGCCGAGGACCACGCGGCTCGGGTTCAGGAGGTTGCAGAGATTCGCGACTCCACTGCCGATGTGGCGGCCGACGTCGGCGATCACGCGACGGCAGCCCGGGTCTCCGTCCCTGGCCAGCCGCACGACGCCCTCCATGGTGAGGTCGGTGCCGTGGCTGGACTGGAGCAGCGGAAGCACATAGCGCGCGGCCGCGAAGGTCTCCAGACAGCCCCGGTTTCCGCAGCGGCAGACCGGGCCGGATTCGTCCAGAGTAATATGCCCGATTTCTCCCGCTGTGCCGCCCGGGCCCCGGTAGATCTTGCCGCTGATCACGAGGCCGGCGCCGACACCGCTGGCGACCTTGATGTACGCCAGGTCCCGCACACCCCGCCCGCTGCCCCAGACCAGCTCGCCCAGGGCGCCCAGGTTGGCGTCGTTGTCCACGTGCACGGGCACGCCGAGCCGGCCGCGCAGCTCCTCGGCGGGCTTGGTGCCGGTCCAGCCGGGCAGGATGGCGGTCGAACCGAGGGTGCCGGACTCGACGTCGATCGGGCCGGGCACGCCGAGGCCGACGCCTGCGATCTTGGACCGGTCGACGCCGGTCGCCGCGATCAGCCGGTTGACCAGCTCCTCGGCCCGGTCGAAGCCCTGCGTCGAGGAGGCGTCGACATCCAGCGGCTCGGCCTCCTCGGCCAGCACCTGGTGGGCGAGGTTCCCGACCGCGACGCGCAAATGGGTGTGCCCGAAGTCGACCCCTATGACGATCCCGGCGTCCCCGCTCAGGGAGACGCTGCGGGCCCGTCGGCCACCCGCCGAGGTGGGCGTGACCTCGACCGTGCCGCCGTCCTTGAGCTCCCGGACGATGTTGGAGACCGTCGCCGCCGACAGACCCGTGGTCCTGGCGATCTCCGCCTGGGTGAGCGATCCGGCAAGCCGGACGGCCCGGACGACCCGCTCCAGGTTGGCTCGGTGCAGCGACGACTGCGACCCCGGAGTCTCCACGACGACCTCCTGCGCGCGGGACCGCTTCGATGAGGCCCCGTCCGTGTCCAACTAGTGAACTCTAAGCTGAGCCGTTCGGGTTGCCTCCCGTCAAGAGGTTGAACCGGATCCGGAAGTGTGCACACGCACGCGTGAGCCGCCCCGGTGTGGGACGGCTCACGTGTGACGTGAGGTGACGTGGCGCTTACGGTGGGGCCAACAGAGAGCGTTTACTTCAGCGCACCGGCCGTCAGGCCCGCCTGCACCTGCCGTTGGAAGATGAAGTAGACGATCAGCACCGGCAGCATCGCGATCATCATGCCGGCCATCAGGGCGCCCCAGTCGTTCTCGTAGCCCTGCTGCAGGGCGATCATCGCCAGGCCCTGGGTGAGCACGTACTTGTCCTCGTTCTGGTTGAGGACCATCGGCAGCAGGTACTGGTTCCACTGCCCCAGGAAGTTGAAGATGCCGATGCTGATCAGACCCGGCTTGGCCATCGGCACCATCACCTGGAAGAACGTTCGCGTGTGCGACGCCCCGTCGATCAGTGCGGCCTCCGCGACCGACGTCGGCAGCGTGCGGAAGAACGCGGTCATGAAGAAGACCGTGAACGGCAGCGAATAGGCGATGTAGACGAGGATCAGCCCGTGGTAGGTCGCCAGCAGCGAGCTGCCGGGGAAGTCCCGCAGCACGAAGAACAGCGGGATGACCAGCATGAAGACCGGGAAGGACATGCCGGCCACGAACATGAAGTAGATGAACCGGTTGCCCGGGAAGGTGAAGCGGGCCAGCACATAGGCGGCCATCGAGCCCAGCACCATGGTGCCGACCACCGAACCGCCCACCACGATGGCGGTGTTGAGGAAGTACTGGCCCATGTTCGCCTTGTTCCAGGCGTTGGCCCAGTTCTCGAAGTGCAACGAGGTCGGCAGCCCCCACGGGTCGGAGAGGATGCCGTTGCTGGTCTTGAAGGAGCTCCACAGCACCCACAGCAGCGGCACGCCGACCATCAGCGCCCACAGGACGAGCATGCCGTGCGAGAAGACGTGCAGGATGCCGCCCTCGGAGCTGCGGCCGTCGGTCGCGCCGAGCTTCTTGGTGACGCTCGGCCGGTCCGCCTCGTCCGTCTTGGTGACCGTGCCGGTGTTCGTGTCGGTCGTCATCGCCCCGTACCCCTAGAACTCGATCCGCTCACGCCGCGCGAAGCGCAGGGTGAGCACTGCGAACGTCATGGTGACGATGAGCATCGCGACGCCCATCGCGGACGCGTAGCCGAACTGGCTGTCGCGGAACGCCGTCAGATACAGGCGCAGCGGCATGACGTCCGTGGCGCCGTCGGGGCCGCCCATGTTGACCGACATGATCTGCACCAGGGCGAAGCCGTCCAGGGCGATGATGCCCATGTACACCCAGCCGGTCTGCACGGTGTCCCACAGCAGCGGCAGGGTGATCCTGAAGAAGGTGGGGAAGCGGCCCGCGCCGTCGAGCAGCGCCGCCTCGTAGATGTCCCGCGGGATGGAGGCCATCGCCGCCGAGAACAGCACGACGTAGAAGCCGACGTGGGACCAGATCATCACCGCCATGATGCACAGCAGGGCGAGGCTCTTCTCGCCCAGCCAGGCGTTCTGCCAGCCGTCCAGACCGACCGCGCCCAGCAGGGAGTTGAGCATGCCGTCCTGCGGGTCCGGGTTGTAGATGTTGAACCAGATGACGGCGATGATGGTGATGGAAATGACCTGCGGGAAGAAGAAGACGAAACGGTAGAACTTCGAACCCGCGACACCGGTGATGACTTCGTTCTTGCGTCGCTTTCCGCCGACATTCAGCATGAAGGCGAAGAACAGGCCGAGTCCCAGCGTCACGATCGGCACCGCGATCAGCATGTAGACGTTGTGCCACAGCGCGTTCCAGAAGTCCTCGTTGTGCCAGAGCCTTTCGAAGTTCTCGAGGCCGACGAACTTCGCCGTGCCGACCAGGCCCGACCAGTCGGTCAGCGAGATCTGGAACGCCTGGACGAACGGCGAGATCACAAAGACCGCATACACGATGACGGGCAGGGCCAGGAAGCCCACGATGAATCGGTATTTGCCGTGTTGCATGGTGCTTCCCGGCCCCTTCCCCTTCGAGCGCCGTTGTGCTGGACCGGACTCTTACTTCTCGCGCTTGAACTTCTTCACGGAATCGTCCTTCGCCACGGCGTCGGCGTATTCCTGCGCCTTCTTGATCCAGTCGGCCGCCTTCAGTTCACCGGTGAGCAGCTGGCCGGTGAGACCGCCGATCTTCTCGTCGGTGAGCGAGGGGTACCACTCCTGGAGCTGGAGGCTGATGATGTTGTCCCCGGCGTCCTTGAACGCCTTGCTCGCCGAGGCGAGGCCCGGCGAGAGAGTCATGCCCTCGGTCGCGTCGACCACACAGGTGAGCGACTTGACCTTGGTGGCGAAGTTCTGCGCGTGCTTCTTGGAGAGCATGATGCGCAGCAGTTCCATGCCGCCGGCCGGGTTCTTGCCCTTGGCGGACACGATGTACGGCTCGCTGGGCTCGGCGCGCAGGGTGCCGTTCGGCAGCTTGTCGCCGGCGGAGCCGTCGAAGAGGGCGCCGACGGACATCCCGAAGTCCTTGGGCGTGGTCGGGGCGGCCTCGTTCTCCACCCAGGAGCCGTTGGGGATGAAGACGGCCTTGCCCTTGTTCCAGGCGGTCTGCGACTGAATGTGCGTCAGGCCCTGGCTGCCCGCCAGGAAGTACTTCTTGGCGGCCAGCTCCTCGTAGTGCTCGACGACCTGCTTCACCGCGTCGTTGCTGGTCCAAGCGTTGGGCTCCAGGTTGTCGATGGCGATCCAGCCCTCCATGCCACCGATCTTCGCGATCTGCGCGAAAAGGTTGAAGTGGACGTAGTACGGATACTTTCCGGCGTACGTCCAGGGCGCGATGCCCTTCTTCTTGATCTCGCCGCAGAGCTTGACCATCTCGTCGAGGGTCTTGGGGTACTGCCAGCCGTTGTCGTCGAGGGCCTTCTGCGAGTACCAGGTGCCGTAGATGGTGAAGGCGTAGTAGAGCACGTCGAAGGTCTCGCCGTGCTTGCCCTTCTCGATGGTGCTCGGGTGGATGACGTCCGAGATCTTCTTGCTCGGGTCGTCCAGCGAGGGCGCGTCGAGCAGCGCCTTCAGATCCTGGAGCTGGCCCTGCGTGGACAGCTTGTTCATGTCCAGGTGGTCGGCGCCGGAGTTGTCGATGACGTCCGGCGGGTTGCCGCCGGCGAAGCGCGGGGTCAGCTTCGGGCCGACCTGCTGGGTGCCGGTGTGCTTGACCTCGGCCTTGTACTTCGACTTGTAGTCGGCCTCGGCGTCCTTGGCGTACTGGTCACCCAGGCCGCCCTTGAAGATGAACGCCTCCAGCGCGGTGCCCTGCTTCACCCCGAGGGGGTTGGTGGCGGACTTCGCGCCACCCGGGGCCTTGCTCTCATCGTCGCTGCCGCCGCCTCCGCCGGTGGCACACGCGGAGAGGAAACTCATCGTCGGTACGGAGATCAGACCGAGGGCGGCGGACCGCCTGATCAGATCGCGGCGCCCCACACGTGCGGAGCCGGTGTTCTCGGTGTTCTCGGTGTTCTCGGCGGAAGTGGATCCCATGCTCAAGTCCTCGCCTTCTCCAGGACTCAGGCGGTGAACCGGATCCTCCCCGGCACCGCGGTCGGGTCACGCTGGGTTGTGCAGGAAGTGCGGAATCATGTGAAGTGCCGACAGGTATAGTCCACTTCCCGCCAGCGGAGCAAGATCGAATGCAAGGTTGGCCGGTGGTCTTTTCCGAGTTGAGACCTCGCGGAAATATGAGCGGCCTGTGTGCGGCTTGCCCGGAATAATCCGCGACATAGGCCTCGTATGCCGCACCCAACACCCTTGACAATACCCGGCACTTGAGCCACAACTAATCCTTGCGCAGCGAAGTTGACAACGTTGTCCCGTGCGCAGGGAGGGTACCCGTTGAAGCAGCAGAGAGCTCGGCACAGATGGGGTACGGCGGTCGTGTCGGCGACCGCCTTTGCTCTGACCGTGGCCTCGCAGGGCGTGGCGGTAGCCCTGCCCGAGGCCCCCGCGACGGCTGACCGGAGTTTCGCGTCCTCGTTCGAGGCCGGCGATCCGGCACCCGACTGGCTCAATACCGTCGACACCGCCCCGGACGGAGGCAAGCGCGCCTCGGGCGTCGACGGCGGCTACAGCAGCGGCATTCCGGG is a window from the Streptomyces sp. NBC_00299 genome containing:
- a CDS encoding sugar ABC transporter permease, which encodes MSIDKTSTTPQDEHQVLNTEAAAAAVTAVDPRLLVQEQGLAGYLTEFRRKLKAGELGSLPVILGLVAICVIFQSLNSAFLSAQNISDITVTMVGTGMISVGIVFVLLLGEIDLSVGSVSGASSAIAAVLAVNQGWPEWAAVLIAVAAGAVIGAAHGFFFAVLGAPAFAVTLAGLLFWLGFMLQTLGENGTINLDSDGLIGKLTTYFFTDVAAAYGLAAVVTAVFFITSFLGNRRRQAAGIPFRPMSDTIMRTALLGVVSFAAAVMYNQYKGLPLATVIFLVFLVGTDFLLRRTSYGRKVFALGGSVEASRRAGINVTMVRITVFAISGGFAAIGGLFLASKIASANQSAGTGDLLMNAIAAAVIGGTSLFGGRGRTWNALLGVLVIVSIQYGLQLESIAEPVKYMITAGVLLTTVVIDSITRKTQKTAGRA
- a CDS encoding ATP-binding cassette domain-containing protein, whose amino-acid sequence is MVHVSATPVLALRGVSKRFGAVQALTDVELEVHAGEVVALVGDNGAGKSTLVKTIAGVHPIDEGVIEWDGKSVQINRPHDAQSLGIATVYQDLALCDNIDVVGNLFLGRELKKRGVLDEVEMERRSLELLQTLSIRIPSVRIPIASLSGGQRQTVAIARSMLGEPKLVILDEPTAALGVEQTAQVLDLVERLRERGHAVILISHNMADVKAVADKVAVLRLGRNNGVFEVKTTSQEEIISAITGATENAVTRRAARTNGEVSK
- a CDS encoding substrate-binding domain-containing protein, whose amino-acid sequence is MRRAAVAIAAGAMAVSLAACGSAEEAGGDNDSTASAAKGNDIKVGLLLPENQTARYEKFDRPLIEEKIKELTDGKAKIDYNNAKQDANLQAQQVDTMITNKVDVLILDAVDAKAIKNSVQKAVDAGIKVVAYDRLAEGPISAYTSFDNVSVGKTQGEALLKALGDKATKDSKVVMINGSVTDPNAAQFKEGAHSALDGKVTIAKEYDTKEWKPENANSEMEAAISAVGKNNIAGVYSANDGMAGGIITALKAAGISVPVTGQDAELAAVQRIVTGEQYMSVYKPYAPEATAAAEMAVALAQGKSLDSIAKDKVDSGSEKGIPSVLVPVTSLTKDNINDTVIKDGVYTVDEICTGKYKAACDKAGVTG
- the dxs gene encoding 1-deoxy-D-xylulose-5-phosphate synthase, which codes for MPLLTRITGPRDLDRLSPEQLDQLAEEIRTFLVEAVSKTGGHLGPNLGVVELTIALHRVFDSPKDKVLWDTGHQSYVHKLLTGRQDFSRLKMKGGLSGYPSQAESEHDVIENSHASTVLGWADGLAKANQLRKRDDHVVAVIGDGALTGGMAWEALNNIAEAKDRPLVIVVNDNERSYAPTIGGLANHLATLRTTDGYERFLTRTKEILDRTPVVGRPLYETLHGAKKGLKDFIAPQGMFEDLGLKYVGPIDGHDIEALESALARAKRFGGPVIVHCLTEKGRGYQPALQDEADRFHGIGPIHPDTGLPIKASGADWTSVFGDEMVQLGKEREDIVAITAAMLQPVGLKKFADAFPDRIYDVGIAEQHGAVSAAGLATGGVHPVFAVYATFLNRAFDQVLMDVALHKCGVTFVLDRAGVTGTDGASHNGMWDMSILQVVPGLRLAAPRDADQVRAQLREAVQVKDAPTVVRFSKGAVGPAVPAVGRVGGMDVLREPGTDTPDVLLVSVGALAPMCLEIAGLLDKQGITTTVVDPRWVKPVDEAMAPLAERHRVVVTVEDNSRVGGVGSAVAQALRDAGVDVPLRDFGIPPRFLDHASRAEVMTEIGLTAPDIARQVTGLVSKLDGRFDRTAADVDSVEPARD
- a CDS encoding amino acid permease, whose protein sequence is MSSTLFRTKRVEQSILDTEEPEHALKKSLSALDLTVFGVGVIIGTGIFVLTGTVAKDNAGPAVALAFVVSGVVCALAALCYAEFASTLPVAGSAYTFSYASLGELPAWIIGWDLVLEFALGTAVVAVGWSGYIQSLMDNAGWTMPDVLGSREGADAFGFDILAAALVLVLTFILVLGMKLSARITSLVVAIKLAVVLTVIIAGAFLIDADNYDPFIPKTQTVEAASNLDAPLIQLMFGWAPSNFGVMGIFTAASVVFFAFIGFDVVATAAEETKNPQRDMPRGIIGSLVICTTLYVLVSIVVTGMQHYSRLSVDAPLADAFKDTGHPWFAGFISFGAAVGLTTVCMILLLGQTRVFFAMSRDGLLPRFFSHVHPRFKTPHRPTILLGVIIAVLAGFTPLTELAALVNIGTLFAFVVVAIGVIILRKTRPDLHRSFRTPWVPFLPILSVLASLWLMINLPAETWVRFAIWMAIGSVMYFLYGRSHSRLGRNEETTVAEVGKREPGDTA
- a CDS encoding ROK family transcriptional regulator produces the protein METPGSQSSLHRANLERVVRAVRLAGSLTQAEIARTTGLSAATVSNIVRELKDGGTVEVTPTSAGGRRARSVSLSGDAGIVIGVDFGHTHLRVAVGNLAHQVLAEEAEPLDVDASSTQGFDRAEELVNRLIAATGVDRSKIAGVGLGVPGPIDVESGTLGSTAILPGWTGTKPAEELRGRLGVPVHVDNDANLGALGELVWGSGRGVRDLAYIKVASGVGAGLVISGKIYRGPGGTAGEIGHITLDESGPVCRCGNRGCLETFAAARYVLPLLQSSHGTDLTMEGVVRLARDGDPGCRRVIADVGRHIGSGVANLCNLLNPSRVVLGGDLAEAGELVLGPIRESVGRYAIPSAARQLSVLPGALGGRAEVLGALALALSEMGDSTLLDSTLHAATPAFT
- a CDS encoding carbohydrate ABC transporter permease; this translates as MTTDTNTGTVTKTDEADRPSVTKKLGATDGRSSEGGILHVFSHGMLVLWALMVGVPLLWVLWSSFKTSNGILSDPWGLPTSLHFENWANAWNKANMGQYFLNTAIVVGGSVVGTMVLGSMAAYVLARFTFPGNRFIYFMFVAGMSFPVFMLVIPLFFVLRDFPGSSLLATYHGLILVYIAYSLPFTVFFMTAFFRTLPTSVAEAALIDGASHTRTFFQVMVPMAKPGLISIGIFNFLGQWNQYLLPMVLNQNEDKYVLTQGLAMIALQQGYENDWGALMAGMMIAMLPVLIVYFIFQRQVQAGLTAGALK
- a CDS encoding carbohydrate ABC transporter permease; its protein translation is MQHGKYRFIVGFLALPVIVYAVFVISPFVQAFQISLTDWSGLVGTAKFVGLENFERLWHNEDFWNALWHNVYMLIAVPIVTLGLGLFFAFMLNVGGKRRKNEVITGVAGSKFYRFVFFFPQVISITIIAVIWFNIYNPDPQDGMLNSLLGAVGLDGWQNAWLGEKSLALLCIMAVMIWSHVGFYVVLFSAAMASIPRDIYEAALLDGAGRFPTFFRITLPLLWDTVQTGWVYMGIIALDGFALVQIMSVNMGGPDGATDVMPLRLYLTAFRDSQFGYASAMGVAMLIVTMTFAVLTLRFARRERIEF